TCCGCGTCCATCTACTTCCTCTCCTTTAGATTCAACCCTAACATCATCGACCGTCACGATAACCAGACAGGAATCCAGTGCATTCCAGGATCACTGAATCCTTCGATTGTGGATGTTAGCCTGTTCCTGGAAGCTCGCAAGGCATGCTGGACACGATCTTCTTGTAGCTCTTTACATACCTTCGAATATTTTTTCGGTGAACCGGTAAATTCTGTTGTAAAACGTTTCTATATCTTGAAACAACTGGTCAAAGAAATCTAGATGTCTAAATGATAAATACATCtgttaataaacaaataattgATCAGCTTAATATaacaaatatgaaaattattaatacgaagatacaaatttaaaacgCTAGAAAATGAACGACAGTTTGTCTGTGTGATTAGAAGTATCCAACGTGTATGTAACTACAGATATTTATCGCTCGTTGCCCAGGAAGTAAAAGCTTCTTAGCTGAGAGTCTCGGTTAAACGACGTTTAACAATCGCTTGACGACGACGTATATTGATTTAGCGTCATCTGTTCATCATGTTACGTCGTAAGGACGCCAACGTATCAGGGCCGCATACAAGAGACCGGATAGTCAAGTCGCAAACATCGTATTGTGtcatttcttctttcctcttgCCAGTATACCCCTCTCAACTTCCTCTTTGTACATACAGCCAGTCGAACGTTAGGAGTTCCTCACATTGATAACAATTTTGCTTAcctaaataatataaacaattctttaatattatatttgttaCAAGTAATTCAAACAAGCAGCTACCAAGCCAGctacaatttcaaattaatagaGCATAAGCATAGCTACCTTGATTTCTATCATACTACTTCATATCGTTGAGAATGTACCTTTAACTCTGATTGGATGGACACGAAGGGTTTTAGGAAAGGGAAGTGTCAGTCATCCGTTTGTCACGGTGGCACAAGTAGCTTGCTGGCACCAGGGAACCAGCAGACGTTTGAGGGATTTATGGCTTTCCCGCCACGTCGACGTCAACGTCGACGAATCGATACGTCTTATTTCTGGCGTCaggcttttttttttaaccgatACAATCCGTTGGTCCCGTATCTCGAGGACATCGAGTGGACACGAGCTGTCGACATGTCGAACTGCTCGTCACGTAACGTTGCGTGACGTCACGAAAGCTCGTAGTTACTAGGGTAGCAACGACGGGTAGTAGATGAATTTATGGCTCCCTCACCGACGCTTTGCTTCGCGCGTCGCTGGCTACCCTCGACCGCAGCATCTGAAAAATAAGGAAGCTTTTCTCAGAAAGAAATCACGTCTCGATGATTCGTCCTGATAGAACGGTTCTCTCGAGAGACGTCAACGGATGTCAGTTGTCCATCAAAAGATCGTCAATGACGTCATTCTGAGACAAGCCTACCAGGATTACAGCCCCGGGGTAGATTTACGACCGAAAGCAACAGGTGGTTGCCTGGAGGTATATTTCATCTAGGGGTGGATACCAAGGGGCGTGTTTTGTTGCCGAGGATCAATAAATTCAAGTTCTCGCACAAATCAAGTTCCCATTCAACAGAAAACTGAATATCGTTaagattgttttttctttatgCACATGCATTATTTAAGGATTGATTTTATAGCAATATAAATTGTAAGTAGCGATTGAATGACTTAACTCCACGAGAACAAGCGACTGGTACTACTATCGTTACAAAAATGGAGGGAAACTGGATTCTGCGTGCGAGAGAATTCATCCCTCCGAGACCTGTTGCTCATGGTTGGTCGTAAATTCAAGCCGTGGATGTTGTCCTGATGAAAAGCGTGTGTTTGACGTCTTTATGACATGAAACTGACGTTAAATCGATACCGAAGCACGCAAACGTTGGCTGCTTGAAATCAGAATCCCTTTGTAACACAATATTCATCGAATGAATCATACACCATCTAAGATCGTGTATTACTCTATCTTTTGTTCATACAGTAGCAGTAATTAGTTTCCAATTACCTTCGACGATTAATTATATAGTAAATTATAGCTCGAGATAATTCTGATGACTTACGTCCACTTGATTATCTTCATCCAATAAGATATCTACAACATAATATTTGAAGTATCGTTTCTGGCTTCTGCTTAACATCAAGACGTAATTTGTAATTACTTTCAAAGCATTTACCTATAAATGACATATGTGTGCAAGTGAAGCGTACTCAAAGGGGTTTATTGATTTAACGTCAAATTTGTCGAGACATGACGACCATGACGTGTCAACGTAACAGGATAGTATCTAAAGTTGAAATAGTATCGATTCACCAATACATATTGTTGCGACTCGATATTTTTTTGACGCGTAGTAACGGAACAAACGGAGACAACAATAAGACACGTAACGTCTGAAAAATATCAGGCCACCATCACTCGGCGGTGTTTGTCCGGGCATAAAAGAAAGCAGCGAAGAATCGCGAGGAACCTGGACCACATCTGAAGGTAGATTATCGATTTTCTGTCATCTTCCTACGTTTACGACATCTCATCGCGTTTCGATGCTACCAGGAACGTATCAGTATGTTACGTTTGTTTATTTCATCTACCCGCGTTGATCCATAGAGGTGGATGCTGCTATCGCTCCCGGCTGTTGCCTGGATATCGTGGAAAAGCGTCTGATTTGCTCGACTCGTTTCACTTGCATAGTCGAGGCGCGTAGTACCAATGTTGTCGCTTGAAAAGCACTCTATATAGTTTCCTTTTGAACATGATCCAGAATCTAGAAATAATTAGATAATTAGATTTGCTTCATATGTTTCAATAGATTATTACTTAATTGTTCCTGAACAAAATTTAATAGccagtttaaaaaaaattgtattatctTTTACCATTAAGTATAAATTAGGTCTATTTTCCCAAAAGAGAAATATCCTATAAGCATTCATTTAGATACTCAGATACATTTCTATTTGACTATAAAAGTGATGGTCCTTTCTAAGTTATTATTTGAAAGTCGAAAGAGTTAATTGAATAAAGCTTACCAATGCATCGTAATCGGCTGTCGAATGCTCGTCAATCGAAAATTCAAGCACATGACCAGGTTCGTATTAGGCGAGCAGATTTTAGGGTAAGTTTAGCGTCGTCTCCTCCACCGTAAAACCACGTGACATCTCGTCCTTGCAGGATCAGGGTAGTATTCCTTTGAACAATTAACGTACGTTGTCTAAAACTGTTGCaaaaaaactaaaaattattttctgaaatatataataaaatatgaaagatGTTCAAAAGCATAAACAGCACACCTCTGTGGTATAAAgctaaaaattattattacgttCTCTGCAGGATAAATGTTCTTCAGTGATTCATCTCTGGACATTGCATGctattttctaatttacatCCACGCAGAAGGCATAGTTAGAAACTTACTCAAAGCTTAGTATGTTTTCTTAGTAACTCTGTAACTTTCATATTCATAGATGCTGTATATATTATCTAATGCTGCATCATGCAACtggattaaaattaattcatattCTCTGTTCTATTTCAAGACACAGAGTCGTCTTCTCCTTCTGCTTCTTCTGCTTCTCCTAAACTATTTCATAATATGTAAATCACTTCAACGATAGaacttattatttatatacatacagaAAAAAATACCCAACTGTTGCGCCTGTTCGACCGCAACGCTTTCTCCCGCGGTTTGTGCATCAATACAATTTACCAAGCCGTTCGCCAGAGAGCGTACCGCATCAATAGGTTCGATATATTGAAACGTCAACCGGCAGAGGGTGGGAGAAAAAGGAAGTTGACACAAAACGATACATGCTTGACGCACCGGAACCCACGCTCTTGAACGATGCTGCGCCCCTGGTAGTTGGAGATGCGTTGTGTCTTTCGAATGGCGACGAGAGTGCCTCGGTACAAACTGAACGACGACTGCAAGACAATGATGGCGTTGATCGAGACACCGGTCAACCGCAAAAAGAACGAATGACGGAAGACGGAGGCGGTCTTTCCTGATCCTTCGGTTGTCCGGCAAAAAATGGCAAGCCCCCTTGGCTCGCCTCTTGGCATAATGGGGCGCCATGAACGAGTGCTGGTGCGCCTAGCCTCTGTTATTATTTCGCGACAATCTCAACCATAGTGGGAGGTAGCCAAGGGgaggttaaaaaaaaaaagagaggaacGACCCGTTCGTTCAATTTAAGCCGATAATCGCGCGGTGGCGGACGATGAAAATCGATGGTTCACGCGAAGTGCGCATGTCATCCGTTTGCGGAACTCGCGCTTCGCCCGACggggaaaagaagaaatttcttttttctgttatCCTGGTGTCACTGTGGTCCCTGGCATTCTTTTCATTGTTCACCCATTCGCTTCCCCTTTTTCCATATATCTTAAAGTAGCTCGTTCTATttgaattcaataaaaattaaattatgttcCAGGTGTGAATTATGAAGATGCTTTAAGAGATGGTCTGCTGCTTTGCAAATTGATGAACAAACTGCAGCCAGGTCTCGTCAGTAAAATCAACACATCTGGCGGTGATTATAAGATGATGGACAATCTAAATCAGTATGTATCATATTATAACACGTCTTAATTATATCAAAGCCAAAAATGAAGTGCATGCTCAATATATACTAACCTATTTACAATACCTGTTGCATAGAACAGGAATACGATGAAATATCAATACACAGAAAGAATAATCCCTCTAATTTATACAAGTGGAACTTCCTTTGATTTCATGCTTCCCTGCTGTGCATTCGACTTTACGCAATCGACAGTGTTTTGCTTCTGAACGATTCTCGACTGCAACCTATCGACGTCGAAAGAGCATTGCTTACCTCGCCGGAATCGAGAGATCTAGCGATATTCGATTATTGATCTCGAACTGTCCCCTCGAGAGCCTTCGTGCAACCGCGAAACCCAAACGCGTTATCTTTCTGAAACATGAACAGATATCAACCACGCTTGAAATTATCACTGTCACAATACATGCGGAAGTAAGAAGATATATCTATTACAggaattattataatttctataattGTCTCTTTGTACCTTCTTTTTTGTCTTACTTTTAATTAGTATAACAATTAACTTGTTTGATCCCAGTGGTTCCACGATGAAGCACCGTCGCGTTAGATTGAAATCCAAAGAAACTGGCAAAGTGTAAAGAGATATCTTGATAATTTCTTCGGACAAAGTGCAACGACCATGACGTTTCTTGCATTTGACCATCGCGTTTGCGTGCGCATGTCGGCAATTGGCGCGTTTTCAATGTTTAAGAGCGCTTTCCTGAGTAGTGGGGCAAACGATGCGCAGCGCGGCCACTCCGCGTTACTCCCTTTCTACGCGGACTGCATAAACAATACAGAGGTTGTGGACTTCCGTCGTATGCTCCGTTCGTTTCTACGTTACTGATACCCAGAGAGCTCGTTAACACTGGCCTGCCTCACGTTTCTTGCATCACGAGACACGTCGTGTCGGATACCGACAAAATGGCGACTCCATAAACGAGCAACACTCGAGTTTTAAGCTGATCTCTTTCAATATTAccttctaaaataaaaaatattgttattttatttcacatcGTGTATACCACTGTTGTAGATTTGTTTTAGTTATCAGAATAGTTAGATGCGTTGTACTGTTTAATGAGATATTCCCTTACGATTTGCATATATCCATTACAAGATTAAAGAGATTTCAATGATTATCCCTGGGGCTTAGAACAATTACCTGTAACCGTATCGTTCTCATATCCTGCTCTCCTATTAAAAAGGGACGCCGGACGCGTTAATTCCACGCCGTGGAAAGCGGAAATCTGTGTAACTGCAGCTATTATGTACGCATTTCAGATTCCAAAAGGCCTGTGTAAAATATGGAGTTCCAGACGTGGACCTGTTCCAAGCAGTCGATCTTATAGAAAGGAAGAACATAGCGCAAGTGACCAACACCATCTTCGCCATCGGCCGTGCTGtaatgatttaaataaaatatatgttttCGTAGAATTTTATGTAGTCTCAGGGAAATTAACAAAATGATATTGATTTACAGACATACCGACACCCAGAGTGGCGTGGCCCTTGGTTAGGACCAAAACCAGCAGAAGAGAACAAACGACACTTCACAGAGGAGCAATTAAGGGCTGGTGAGACTCTCATTGGACTTCAAGCTGGTACCAACAAAGGGGCTACTCAAGCTGGTCAGAGCTTCGGTGCTACCAGAAAAATTCTTCTTGGAAAATAATGTTCACGAAATATATGACGCTATTAAGGTCTTTTAATAGTTCAAGAccaattttagaaaaaatccGCATTCGTATCATGAAACGAACATTGATAAGAACATCATTAATCCTGTTAATAGTTATGATTTAGATATACAATAATAGTCATTAATTGTGATATTCAACATTATCAGTACAATGTTCtaaataaaaacattattGTAATATGCTGCTCCAATAAATACACAATTCATATATCAATTAGAGAGTGTTATTATGATATACCTATCCATGCAATAATGCTCCTGTCTCGACGTGCACGCGCGTTTCCTTGTCAGTAGTATAAGAACACGGATGTACGGCCAAGAAGAAATACACTATCGAGGTTGACATGTAAAGCGTTCTCGCAATACGTGTACATATTCGTACTAGCTTACGTACGCAGGTAGAGAAGCACGTACATGACGATGAGCCACGTACGTGACAGCAACGATGAGTAGGCGTGACGTGTACGTATACGCATTACACGCATTCCTCGAACAGTTTCTACACCGCAAGGCTCCCCATTGAACAGACAAACATCTCGAGCTAGGAGGTTGACAATCCACCCGTTATCCTCGTAGTTTCATTCATAACTCGGTCGAtcatttgaagaaaattttctgCTACCATACAATTACTTACATAAGCTGCATTTTTGTCCACcttaaattttacattattaatcatatacctatttaaattatacagTAGTAAGAGAGAATATCATGTTACCGTAAAGCAATTAACTTAAAAGACAGAAAGTATTGTACAacaattttatgttttttagTTTTTATACAATACTTTGAAAATGGTGCCGCTCGCGCCATCTAGCGGCGAAACGCGGAACTTTGAACTATTGGTACATTATCGGTACCGCGCATTtgtacaaatttaataaatacctATAATATTAGAACAATACTTGCacaatattttcaaatgtttGAGTTAATTACTGCCTGATAATATGATATTCTTTCCTGTCACGATACCAATTGAATACATAGTTACAACGTTGTGTAAGATGATGCTGGTGTCCATGATCACATTTCTAAGAAACATCTCTCAATGGAAGTCGATGAAACAGAACGAGGAACCTCGATATCTCTTGTTAGTCCCGAGAAATGACGTGTTAGGTGGTTGATCGTGGGGCAGGCCAGTTCTTGGGGTCCCCctgtaataaaattgtataatcAGTAAGAAGGTTTGTTAATCTGACCGTTGAGAAGCTTGTAATCTCTTTAAGATCTACTCTTCTAATCAGCCACTGTGTTCTAGTAGCAGGATCGCAGGAAGAACAGAAAATACATCATCACCCACGCCAATAAGAAACAAACTTCCTTACTTATTCTGAGTTCCTACTGAAAGGGGAGCGCTGCGGAGTGGCCGCTCCGCGCATCACTGCACCCCACTATTCTTCACGCACTCGTAAACCGCGTACATACGAATCATGTTCACCTTTTAGATTTTAGACCCTTCTTAATGCAACTGTAATTATCTCCACTATAAAATACAGATTACGTAGTCAATTGTTGGATAGTTCTTACAGATCCGATATTCTTCGGCAAGAATTATTTCCTTTTACCAAAGTCGATACACTACcagattaataaaattcatactaccgttttataattaatgatCTATAGCACAACTACCACCTGTTCTTATACATTATTATGATATTTGTATGGGTTTGTTAGATATATCAGTTAGATTTTCGACGAAGTTTGTCCGATCACGGTTTTGGTATAAGTGTCATGCCGACTCTCATGATCCTCTTACCAGAAGATGCAATATCTTCCCCACTCTGTGGCCAGATCCTTCTAGAACACCCTTATCTCTTTACACGTGCCGTGCAGCACCATGACCTCgggtcatcggccacacgcACGGTACCTTTGAAGATCGGCGATCGAACTCTCTATCGCCGATTCATAAAGAAAACATCCACGACTCTCAGAATTTGTAACGCTTCAAGTATCAACTACCGGCGAACCCcaagtccgatgacagacataGGGTTCCGACATCGACACCTTCGATATCTTTGAAAAGCAGGTCAAAGCCCCAAACGCATCGACGCTAACAGGTTATACAgagtgttcgacaacaggtgggaaaaattttaaggggtgattctagggatgaaaataagacgaaaatcaagaataacgaaatagcgtttgcggctttgttttccagtaattaacgtttaaacattcgagtaaaaagcgcctgaaacctgcaacccgcccagcaccgacgactgaacgtcaggtctgCAGGGgaaggtacagtcataactaagaatcattgaatagtagaaacttacctcatgctattctgtttctcggtactgcagcattcggctttgattcttggttatgactgtaccgacccctgctgacctgacgttcaatcgtcggtgctgggcgggttgcaggtttcaggcgctttttattcgaatttttaaatgttaattactggaaaacaaagccgcaaacgctatttcgttattcttgattttcgtcttattttcatccctagaatcaccccttaaaattttacccacctgttgtcgaacaccctgtatatcatGCATAATGAAGAAATAAGGATGTTGCATTTTAGTAAGTATATAGATAGTGTTTCTATGTTAATGATATTGGAagggaaaatattaattatacaaactTGATGAATCGAGGGTCAATGAATAAATTGGTTCTGTTTCATTTCAGTAAATCCATACGTGCGTAGAAAAGTCGGAACATCTGTGGTCTACCTACCATGAAAGCTCTTTATTTTCCTGGTATTCTGTTCATGCGGAGTTCATTGGTACGTTTCCACGACGCTCTGTACTGTAACATTCATTGCAATCGAATCTCAGTGACCTACAAATGGATTATCCGCCTTTTACGTGCAACCATACCTCTTTAATTGGTATGCCTTCCGAGTAAATGGTCGATTCTAGTCGATCGACAAACATGTTTTGCAGTTATCATTGCATCGAATGTTCCAAAGAGTAGAGTTTCCTCTCTAAGGACGTTTGaaggttaattaatttaatatcgcATTTGCAACGATGATcggaaaatgtttttttaatgcATACTTATTTACATTTCTTTTCAGAATGTACTTGTTGTATGCGTTAAGGTCAAACTAGCAGGAAAAAGAATAAGTTGGATCTTAAAATAATGATCAAAGAGATATTCAATGTTCCTTCTATCGCAGCAATAACAATATATTTTCCTGTTCGTATCTTATATCTTACTTATAAATAGGATAGATGATGTGAAAGAATCATTCATTCTTGAAATGATATTATATTctgtacaataaaataaagtttttCTTGTAATAAGTTTGTGgtcaattaatttcattaccATTCATCTTCAACTGCTACAAAGATTGCGTTTTGCGTTCAGCTAAGAAATAAATGGGTTCGTGTTTTACTCCAACGGTCCTATGTGTTAATCACaattatcatttcatttttattataatgcGTTCTATCTtaagattttctatttttataccGGTAGAGCGACTGATCTTTCTGCCATCTGTGAACTAACAAGAAAATTCTTTATGTGAGTTGTACAGCACGACCTCGACTCCGGATTTGTGTGTTCTAGAAGAAATGGACGGTTGTATCTATAATGTGCACTGTAAAAGGTATTTTGCGTACCGTTGCCTGATTAAACAATAAGTTCGACGCAATTATTCTCTATTAACGTTTGTGAAATGATGTATGATATACTTATTATACTTTAGTTTTGTGCGAGCTTATGTCACAAACTGATTATTTcttcaatattcttttacaTTTTGTTATTTCATTGTACTTCAAAACATTTGAAGATTAATAATGTTTTTGTATAAtaatctttttaaatatttccattATATTTAACCTTGTAATTGTATAAGTTATACAACTTTCCTGAAATTCCATATGTTTATATTCTTACATATTATCTGTAACATTCAACGGTTTATAAGATTACATTTAATGGTAATCttctatattatatatcatgcgatatttgtaattaactattattttatatactttatTTGTACACAGGTAAATGTAACATTTCTTTGTTCAACGAAGCTTCCAAGAATTCATTAAATAATAGCTAACAATATTAGTTATACCTGGTGAGAAATAGTTGTGCAACATGCCTTCCACTTGTGGTGATACAATTGATATGGCTGGTAATTAAAccaattaaattgaatattagcCTGatatatattgcattatacattaattctaaattcttattattattcataatacTTTAAAGGAATTTCACAATCTGCAACTGTAGAAGGAATTTCTAGCACCGATAGTGTTGGTACTCATAGCGATATTTCTGGGCATACTACAATCTCAGGGAGACCTAGAATGGATGTAGCTTGTGTTCTAGATCTACAGCAACCAGAACTCTTGGCTCAGAGAAGAAGAGCCTTGGAGGAAGTTAGACAAGCATGTAATTTAGTCAATGCTAATATGCATCATATACAGGTAAAATTGTTTTTCTCATTAGAACctataaaatgtaatattggAATCATACGAATTTTGTGATTTTTTCAGTTTGAAAAACTGGATTTTGGAGAAACAAATGTACTTGATACATTTTACAATGCGGATGTAGCTGTTGTGGACTTAAGTATTCAGCTACAAcagtctgctttattttatcaTCTTGGTGTTAGAGAAAGTTTTGGtatgaaagaaaatatccTGTTACATAATGATGTAGATACAGAAACAACTATTAGGCTCAAGGTATATTTATATCAACCTATGTATATgttgtatttaaaaatcattgttTAACATAAAATTTTGTCATTTATAGTTATCATGTGGAAGCTACACATTCGTTTCATACCGTGTAGTAGAATGCGGTTCATGTGTAGCTACAAATCCAGCTACTACTAGAATCACTGGTGATGAAGTAGTAGATCCAAAGCAACACCTCACATTGAAACTTAAAAAGCTGTTTCAAGATGTTGAAGTACAATCTAAGtatgttttcatttttcactGATTTATTATCATATGGTTTTTTATAGATAAGAAACCAAAACACGTTATTCCTTTGTCTTAATTATGTCACGGTAAAGAAGCGAATAGTTTCTTATCTTATCATTTTGTACATAGAATTGATTTAAAGCATTTGTTCtactattaaaaaatttttctaaaagaTGTGTAATGAACTTGACCTTATTGCGATATTGATGTTATGcttgatatttttcttatagAGCACATATGAAAGAAAAGTTCCTAGCGGATTTACGTAAAGCACGTGAAACATATTCGGGTGAAGAACTTTCAAAGGCCTTGAACAACATGCGCAAACGTTTAGATGATCCAAATGTTTTATCTGGGGAGGTTGTTCTGAATGTTCTTATATCGTTCCGTGAAATACAGGTAGGCGTATTTAAATGAGTGtcctttgaaataaatttttccaacATCTGACATTATGTATGTTCAGGATTATGATGCAATGGTACAATTAGTTGATGATCTGAGAACAATTCCGACCCACAAAAATTACATAAACACCCCGGCTATTCGGTATCTATACGCCTTTGCGTTAAATCGAAGGAATAAAGAGGGTGATAGAGAAAGGGCATTAAAAGTTATAGAGAAAGCCttagagaagaaagaaaatcatgTTCCTGATATGTTATGTTTGTGTGGCAGAATATACAAAGATAAATTTGTAGAAAGTAGGCATACTGATTTAGAAAGTTTAAAGTGTGCTATCCATTGGTACAGAAAAGGTTTCGAGGTATTTATATattgttttcttctttaaatatAAAGAAGAATATTTGAATCACGGgtcttatttaattataatttctgtATTTAGGTTCAACCAAATGAGTATGCAGGGATAAATCTCGCCACATTGTTGGTTATAGCAGGAAACGAATTTTCAAAAAGTGAAGAATTGCAACACATTGGAATGATACTGAATAATCTTATTGGGAAGAAGGGTAGTTTGTCAAGTTTGAAGGACTATTGGGACGTGGCCACATTTTTTGAGATCAGTGTGTTAGCCGAGGATTACTCTAAAGCTATTCAAGCCGCAGAATGTATGTTCAAATTGAAGCCGCCGAACTGGTAAATATCTAATACCTCTGAAagtatttaatattgaaataaaaaatggatgTTAATGAGATTGTTTGTTAATAGGTACCTGAAATCAACAATAGGGAACATATCGCTGATAGATAGATTTCGTAAAAAGAACGACGAAGCCGAGGTTTCACCAGAGGAGCAAATATTTAGTTTTTGGATGGACTACTTTGTCGAAGCTACAAAATCGGAAGTTGGAGATAGTATACGGTTTCCAGTAAGTTGATAAATGGAATCGTTCTACAAAGGATCCAGTTTCTAATTCGGGAGACTATGGCTTATAATATTGTGTTACCAATCCAGCTTACTTCTGTACATTTTGGGTCAAAGtaagaataatataaaactGCTCTTAGTGCAGGTTCTTAGACTGACTTTAATGAATCAATTTTCCATTACAACAGGTTCCAGTGAAAAGGTGAATTAGTCGCtaacctttcttttttcagctCTTAGTGCTGGAGCCGACGAAGATCTTGATGCCGAGCTACGTAAACGTTAATTTGGGAGCTGAAGAGAAATCGGTACAGATTTGGAATTTGTGCTTGGATAATATGAAGAATAACTGCAAGCAAGTTCACGATTGGTTGTTCACCGCGAACATGATACGTAGTGTAAGCTTGTACAAGAGGGATGAACGTTGTCTTTTTTTATACGTTCATCAAAACTCTGATGATTTCCAAATGTATTTCCCGTCTGTACAATGCAGACAAAGGTTCTATGATTTGATTTTGGAAATGACCAGAGACCAAGAGGGCATGGTTACAGATTTGGATGCTTACATGACTGATGACAGAATGAAGGTTTGCAGAGAGTTTTTAGATCTTagaaagaatttaattaaatttcttttgttaATATCTGCCTTATTATAGTTCGAGTATGAACTGGATGATCAAAATAAACGAATAATGCTCGGTAAAGGCACCTATGGAGTCGTTTACGCCGCTCGAGATTTAAACACTCAAGTTAGAATTGCAGTGAAAGAAATACGTGAACGAAATCTAGGAGACGTACAACCCCTACACGAGGAGATTAAATTACACAGTCAACTGAGACATAGAAACATCGTGCAATATCTTGGTTCTGTAAGCGAAGATGGAtacttcaaaatatttatggAACAAGTTCCAGGAGGTAAATCAATAAGATTGTACAGTATCGATCAATATATTACTGTAT
The genomic region above belongs to Osmia bicornis bicornis chromosome 9, iOsmBic2.1, whole genome shotgun sequence and contains:
- the LOC114878286 gene encoding mitogen-activated protein kinase kinase kinase 15 isoform X2, whose product is MPSTCGDTIDMAGISQSATVEGISSTDSVGTHSDISGHTTISGRPRMDVACVLDLQQPELLAQRRRALEEVRQACNLVNANMHHIQFEKLDFGETNVLDTFYNADVAVVDLSIQLQQSALFYHLGVRESFGMKENILLHNDVDTETTIRLKLSCGSYTFVSYRVVECGSCVATNPATTRITGDEVVDPKQHLTLKLKKLFQDVEVQSKAHMKEKFLADLRKARETYSGEELSKALNNMRKRLDDPNVLSGEVVLNVLISFREIQDYDAMVQLVDDLRTIPTHKNYINTPAIRYLYAFALNRRNKEGDRERALKVIEKALEKKENHVPDMLCLCGRIYKDKFVESRHTDLESLKCAIHWYRKGFEVQPNEYAGINLATLLVIAGNEFSKSEELQHIGMILNNLIGKKGSLSSLKDYWDVATFFEISVLAEDYSKAIQAAECMFKLKPPNWYLKSTIGNISLIDRFRKKNDEAEVSPEEQIFSFWMDYFVEATKSEVGDSIRFPLLVLEPTKILMPSYVNVNLGAEEKSVQIWNLCLDNMKNNCKQVHDWLFTANMIRSVSLYKRDERCLFLYVHQNSDDFQMYFPSVQCRQRFYDLILEMTRDQEGMVTDLDAYMTDDRMKFEYELDDQNKRIMLGKGTYGVVYAARDLNTQVRIAVKEIRERNLGDVQPLHEEIKLHSQLRHRNIVQYLGSVSEDGYFKIFMEQVPGGSLSALLRSKWGPLKENESTIAYYTKQILEGLKYLHDQKIVHRDIKGDNVLVNTYSGVVKISDFGMSKRLAGLCPSTETFTGTLQYMAPEVIDKGQRGYGAPADIWSLGCTIVEMATGKPPFIELGSPQAAVFKVGYYKIHPEIPSELSERAKSFILRCFEPNPDIRATAAELLEDPFLNEKKKTSRLVAPPDFGRSISVPADRVERSGKSDKTNNNHVVSASPIQTSQSDDSGGLTKSSPLRERSPAHLLSPIRMPTATLSFNSTIGNTPSIETSETDTGGASMTRRSSSGGLLSPEVELGGQPGPKTGEEQEGFYLLKKDSQRRMTLTRVLTQDEAKICEVWMRGIYQAEGQTVLQMSHLELLMRALRDYIAEQHHEVIVTAIRTLKEELDFDSTAINHLNLAIYLFQTAVNEVLRMHSIKPHWMFALDNLVRNAVQAAITVLSPELGANLLGQERVQPGGQGPEEGSTSGVSTVNSVKSQKTGDSLDNKYWKEYRDQMGALKMENMKLLQELIESQKSYQTLLQQILDEQRAQVNTLTRLCENINRKAMRQESGAVPCTDQALVEWLQNLQIDEASIERFMYEQYTLKDVLEHVSRDDIRRLNLRGGIELRIWQAIMNHRQNND